The DNA window CGGCCACTCCATCGTCATAAAAACGCCCAAGCTTCAGGCCCGGCCACGCGGTGCAAACCAGCTCAAGTATGTCCACAGCATTCGCACCCACGACATCAACTTCGGTGTCGGTCCAGCCGGAACAGGCAAAACCTGGCTCGCCGTCGCCTGTGCTGTGGAGGCTCTCAAAAATGAAGAGGTCAAGCGCATCATGCTGGTGCGTCCGGCCGTGGAGGCTGGGGAGAAACTGGGCTTCCTCCCGGGTGACCTGGCCCAGAAGGTCGACCCCTACCTTCGACCGCTGTACGACGCGCTTTACGAAATGCTGGGCTTCGACTACGTGACCAAACTCATCGAAAAAAGTGTGATTGAGATCGCGCCGCTCGCCTTTATGCGTGGGCGGACACTCAACAACGCTTTTATCATTCTGGACGAAAGCCAGAACACGACCCGGGAGCAGATGAAGATGTTTCTGACACGGATCGGGTTTGGCTCAACGGCTGTGGTCACTGGCGACATTACCCAGGTCGACCTTCCGCGCGGCCAGAATTCCGGCCTCCAGCATGCCATTGACGTCCTCGACAAAGTTACCGGCATCAGCTTTACCCACTTTGGCGCCAGCGATGTGGTCCGGCACCCGCTGGTTCAACGGATTGTTGAAGCCTATGATGCTTTTGGTGAAAGCGAGCTGTGAGTAAACTTAACGTAGACATACAGCACGCTTCCACAGCGCAAAACCTTCCGACAGACGAGCAGCTGGCGGAATGGGCGACCTCCGCCCACCGAAACGACACCTCAGACCAGGCCGAAGTAACCGTGCGAATCGTTGATGAAGCGGAGAGTGCGGACCTGAACGAAAGCTATCGCGGTAAATCCGGGCCGACCAATGTCCTGTCGTTTCCTTTCGAGGCGCCGCCTGGGGTCCCCATCGACCTGTTGGGTGACCTGGTTATCTGCGCAGGCGTAGTCGAGCGTGAAGCGCGCGAGCAGCAAAAAAACCCTACAGCTCACTGGGCACATATGGTCATCCATGGCATGCTTCACCTACAGGGTTTTGACCACATTGATCCCCGGGAAGCAGAGGTCATGGAACAGCTGGAGACTCAGCTGGTGACAAATTTCGGGTTCCAGGCACCCTATCCGGACGAGGAAGCGGAAACACATTCATGAACGACGGTCACTCGAGTAACGGTCAGGGCGGCAAGTCCTGGCTGGAGCGGATATCCCAAGCATTTTCCAACGAACCGGAAACGGTCCAGGATATCCTGGAAATTCTGCGCGAAGCAGAGCACCAACGGATCATTGATGCCGATGCCATGAGTATCATCGAAGGCGCGATGCAGGTCACTGACATGCGCGTTGATGAGATCATGATTCCACGCTCGCAGATGGTCACCGTCAAGGCCGACTCCGAACCTGAAGAATACCTGCCGGAAATTATTGATTCGGCGCACTCCCGCTTTCCCGTCATCGGCGACTCCTCCGACGAAGTCATCGGCGTATTGCTCGCCAAGGACTTACTCCCTCTGGCCTTGAACAACAGCCTCAAGAAAGACAGTCTTCGGGAGATTTCCCGGCCGCCTACTTTTGTGCCCGAGAGCAAGCGGCTCAACCAGCTGCTCAAGGAATTCAAGGAAACCCGCAACCACATGGCCATAGTGGTCGACGAGTATGGCGGTGTGGCAGGACTGGTCACGATTGAAGATGTTCTGGAGCAGATCGTTGGCGAAATCGAGGACGAGCATGACTTCGACGAAGAATCGCACATCAAGCAGCGCGCTGACGGCACCTTTGCGGTCAAGGCGCTGACCCCGGTGGAAGACTTCAACGAATTCTTCTCCTGCGACCTTGACGAGGAAGAGTTCGACACTGTGGGTGGGCTCCTGCTCAAACAGTTTGGGCGTCTGCCACGGCGGGGCGAGAGCACCACCCTGGATGACTTTCACGT is part of the Hydrocarboniclastica marina genome and encodes:
- the ybeY gene encoding rRNA maturation RNase YbeY, producing the protein MSKLNVDIQHASTAQNLPTDEQLAEWATSAHRNDTSDQAEVTVRIVDEAESADLNESYRGKSGPTNVLSFPFEAPPGVPIDLLGDLVICAGVVEREAREQQKNPTAHWAHMVIHGMLHLQGFDHIDPREAEVMEQLETQLVTNFGFQAPYPDEEAETHS
- a CDS encoding PhoH family protein, translated to MSNRPDATATTTADQEQREFHLQPSEPDRLAALSGQFDEHFKHIERRMGVRIGYRGNHFRVSGDAEATAAATEVLRHLYRETEATDSLSPDIVHLFIRESGFERVPEAAKYSGHSIVIKTPKLQARPRGANQLKYVHSIRTHDINFGVGPAGTGKTWLAVACAVEALKNEEVKRIMLVRPAVEAGEKLGFLPGDLAQKVDPYLRPLYDALYEMLGFDYVTKLIEKSVIEIAPLAFMRGRTLNNAFIILDESQNTTREQMKMFLTRIGFGSTAVVTGDITQVDLPRGQNSGLQHAIDVLDKVTGISFTHFGASDVVRHPLVQRIVEAYDAFGESEL
- a CDS encoding HlyC/CorC family transporter yields the protein MNDGHSSNGQGGKSWLERISQAFSNEPETVQDILEILREAEHQRIIDADAMSIIEGAMQVTDMRVDEIMIPRSQMVTVKADSEPEEYLPEIIDSAHSRFPVIGDSSDEVIGVLLAKDLLPLALNNSLKKDSLREISRPPTFVPESKRLNQLLKEFKETRNHMAIVVDEYGGVAGLVTIEDVLEQIVGEIEDEHDFDEESHIKQRADGTFAVKALTPVEDFNEFFSCDLDEEEFDTVGGLLLKQFGRLPRRGESTTLDDFHVTVLNADNRSIRLVQVSRDA